DNA from Castor canadensis chromosome 3, mCasCan1.hap1v2, whole genome shotgun sequence:
CCTCCACATCCAAGCCTCACGTCCCCATTCCTCAGCAGGAACTGTTCCAGCCCTAGCCCCATCCTCACCAAACAGAATCATGGTTCAGATGCTCAAGTGGCTTCATGTTCTCATCAAAGTAGATGTCCATAGTGAGGGATGTGTCTGTGTCATGTGCGGAGTTGAAGTTGGTGATGGTACGCGTGGCCAGACCCAGGCATCGTAACACTGTGTGGAGGAGCCAGGGTTGAGGTTCAGGAAGgaagtgtggggggtggggggcaggtgtGGCATCAGGTCAGGAACACAGCGGGAAAAGGGAAATGGAGGTTACTGGGCTGCGCGGGGATAACCAGACTTAGGGATCACAGGGTTCAGAAGACCTCTGAGCCTCAGAGCACTTGGATTAGGGAAAGTCAGCCCACCTGCCTGGCTCAGGCTCTACctgtgcttcttcttcctctcccttagGCTCTCTCTGTTATTAACACTAATTAATGATAATTAAGGCCAGTCTATCATCCACCCTTGCTGGCACCCTAATCTGTAGCCACAGCTAGGCTGGGCTGAATGAGAAAGGAGCCtggcttccctccctcctccctgtaGGGCCCAGCCCACTCCTATCCCTGTCCCTCTACTACCTGTGGTGGTCACACCAGCAAAGACCCAGCACTGGCCATAGGGAACGGAATAGCCAGTGCGTAGGTAACTAAGCAGGATCTCCACGCTGCCCACCCATGCTGAGGGGTTGGTGCCTCGAGAGTAATCGCCAGACCAGTTCCCAATCAGGACTCCATTGTCATCCAGGGAGTTCACCTGCCCAGGACAAGATGGGGTGGGGCTGGGATGGGTCCCCAGCCCAGCCCCCAACCCTCCAACTATCCATTCACCCCTAAATGCCTGACAATTTGGACATAGCCCAAGCCCCGCCCACCCTTCTCCTGAGCCACTTGCCACCTCCCGCCCCGGGTCTGACACAGGAATGTGATTCCTGGGTGTGCCGACTTTGGGGTTTGGCCCTATATTTCACTGGAACTGAACAGGAGCCAGGAAGGGTGGAATGGGGGACAGGCAGGGCGAGAGAGGAGGAGTGAGACCCCTTCCCCTGATAGTCTCTGCAAGGGAAGGGACAGGGCTGGAAGTTCTGACAGAATCCAGAAAGGGCAGAACCTGAGGGCATGGCACAAGGAGGTGGCAGGAAGGCACAGAGTAGGTTTCAGAGATATGAGGGTGCTCACCATGGCAGAGATGACCCGGGACACACTGACTGGGTCCCCACGGCCTCCATATGGCATGCCCCGCCGGTCAAGGATGTACAGGCAGGCATCCAGGACCCCATGGTCAAACTGGAAAGGGAGGGCAGAGGTGACCACAACTCATTTGGTGGTACTCAAACCCTAGGCTAGCACCCTGCTTAACCCGCCCACCCCCCCCAGGTCCCCACACCTATCTCCTCCAAGTGCAGATGACCCTGGTCAGTCATACCTGACCATAGTTCCAGGTCCGCTCGCCAATCTGTGCTTCAGTTCCATAGTAAATTCTCCCAGACTCATTAAGCACATATTCCTGCCGCCAGTCCTCATGGTCCACGTACACAATGTCCTCTGTGTTCCCAAAAAATACATTCCTGCTTCTCTCCATTTTCTCCCTGGGCCCTACCTATCCTTTGGCCAGGTCTGCAGAACTCACATCCATAGAAGAAAATGGGGTGGGGAGAATGCCCCTAGCCTGATCAAACTGCTCTCAAGAAGGTCAAGGGACAGGAGAGAACAACAGAGGCAGTGGGAGGTTGGTCACAGCCAGGGCCCTTCATCAGGAGAGGTAAAGTAAGTCATTATTCTGTATTGGGCCTAGGTTTCCGAACTTGGACAGTGGGAGGCTGGCTTTTCATATGACCAGGCACCCAACTGGATCCTAGGAAAGGAAGGCCTGATCTGcccttccctcctgccctcccttgGCTCCTGACCCCAGCTGGTTCACCTGGGCACCAGGGATTGAAGAGGATGTAGATCTCGTTGCGGGGGTCAAAGGGCAACTGGAACTCCCCAGCTTCTGAACGTGTGCGCACAGTGAACTGAAACTTGCCGATGATAGCGTTGGGGGAAGTGTGGACCCGCAGGTCCAGATTATGCTCACTGGCCTTGGTCACCTGGGCCTTCCAGCCCCCACTTCCCCCCTTGCCCACTGGGATGATCACGTGGGTGCCCTTGCCCACCTCAGGGTTGTTTCCTAGAGTGAGAAAATCAGGAATTAGATGGTGAAGGCCTCAGCTGGGAGAAGGGATGGAGACTTAGACTTCTTCCAGCCCCACCCAAAATGTCTAtgagccagtgtgtgtgtgtccctgagTTGGGTCCTCACCTTAGTCTGTGACAATCTCCCAGGAAGTGACATTGTGTTTGCCCCATGCTTGTCCATGTGTCAGGGCAGAGCCCTAGTCCAACATCCCAAACCTGTTCCCCTAACAGTGAACCCACAGGCAGAGAGACAGGGAGGAGAGACCAGCGCTATTGCTACCCTCTGCCTGCCTGGCCACCCCAGTGTCACCCTGGCTGGTGTGGATCTCCTGCCCCACAGGAGGGGGCAGTCCACATACCAAAGGCCAACCCTTCCTGCTTCACTGGGGCTACAGTTTCCAGAGCCCAGGGCCTCTCTGATGGAAGTGGTGGGGGTACCTGGGAAATTAGAGGCTGGGGTGGGCAAGGTTGGTTCTAATCAAAGGGTAAGAGGAGTCGCCTGCCCCAGGCAAGTACATAATCACCAGCCTGGGCAGTCAACGGTCACCAAGCAACGCGATGAGGGAGGCATCTGCCCTGGGTCATGGGATAGAGatacagagggagagagagagagagagagagagagagagagagagagagagagagaaaccagtCACACCCTGTAGAAAGCAGACCCAGAAAGAAAAGACTGCAGTGCTGAAGGAGACACTAAGCAAGGCTGGCCATGAAAAGAAAGTGCTGTGAGACAGAGGAGGCTTGAGGACAGCAAGGTTAGGAAAACTGCAACACCAAGACCCTCCCTAAAACACACCCCTAGGGGCATACACTTGTCCTAGCTGGGAGGGTGGTTcagtgggagaaagaaagaaacaaacaaacaaaaaaggcagcAGATACCTGCCTTCTCTGGCAGAGGAGAGGAGTGAGAGGGAGGAGCCTAAAGACCTCTGAGACGCTAAAACCAGCCCTTCCCCAGCAAATCTAGGACTTTCACCTTCTCCATTTCAGGGCCCACTCACCGATGAACAGCTCAAGGGTGATGTGATCAGAGGACTCATAATCCCGATTCAGGAAGAGGACCACATGGAAAGGCTGCCCACGGCGCAAAATCAGCTCATCGTACTCAAACTCGTCTGTGTGGTGCTCTCGGCGATTCTGGTCTGAGCGTGAGCTCAGCAAATCCACGCCAGTCACCACCAGCATGCCCTCTGCAAGGCCACATCTCAAAGTCAATGGGGACCTCACAAGGAGTCCAGACCTCCCTCATTAGCCTCCCAGCCCCCTAGAGATATCAGGATGAGCCTCAGGTCCCACTAAGGCCTCTCAGCTGTCAGCTGAGGTAGAAAGCTTGCCTCACCTCGGATGGTACCATCTCCAGCTGCATTTACACCAGTGCCCCGGGACTCAGGTCTTCGGACCCCACGAGAGTCAGACCCTCGACTTCTAGGGCCAGAGGGCTCAGGTCCCCAGTCATCATCTGCCCTATTCCTGCGTGAGCAGCAGCCACAGCAGCGAGCCCAGAAGGACCGGCTTCCTCCTCCGCGGGAGCGTCTGtctggctctggctctggctctggctcAGGTGTGGTAGGGGGCTGCCAGGAATTCCCACCCCAGCGGCCCACGTCTGAGCGAGGACCATCCATTGCACCTGTGAGGAAGAGGCAGGGGAGGCTCCGGTTACCTTGTACCCAGGATACCCCAGCCAGCCCACCCAGAAACCCACTATGCAGGGAGCTGATTCAGCCCCAGCTAGATGGCTGAGACAGTCTGACCTTGACCCAGAGATTTCCCCAGACTCAGCAGAGACCCTCAAATACTCCACTCAGACTCACCTAGAGAAACTATCCCACACTGCAGAAAAAAGCCTTCCCTCCACCTCTATATAGACACCTACCAAGTCACATCCAAAAACAGATGCTTAGTGAAGAAACACACTCCAGGCAGGACCCATCTGAGGAAATGCATAGGGTTCCCAGAGAGCACAGTATTGTCCCTTGGCCTGGTTCCTCCACCTGCCAGCACTCTAGTCTAGAGGTCCACGATGCTGACAACCTCTAGGACTTATTTCTCAGCAGAGATCTCCCCACTCAGGACTCCCTTGCCAAGTCAGTCAGGTGGCATAGGGAGAGGACCCTTGGCATTCCTCATGTCGGGGCAAACCCCACTGTGGGACTGCTGGGAGTTCTGGGGTGAGGCAGGTGCCAGGAGAGGCATCTGGCTTAGGGCACAGGTACCCCACTGGCCTGTGCTCTTCCTTTCTGGGCTTGACCTCACTGTGCCACCCAGACAGAGCCAAACACTGAGGCTCAGCACCAAGACAAACATCTTAGCTCCTCACCTGGCAGCGGTGTTGGTGATGGCAGGGTCCTGGGACTGGGGCAGAGTAGGTCGGGATGAATGGGACAGGACAGACAGGCTGGATGCCGAGGACCAAGTGGAAGGTGTGGGGCGGGCCGGGTAAGTGGTTTATGAGGGGAAGGAGGGCGGAGCCCAGCTGCTGCTAAGAAAGGGAAGCTGTTGCTCCATCCCCCCTGGGGAAGAGGCTGACCTCTGGGGGCTGTCTCCAGAGATAGGGGCGGGAAATGGGGactgccccaccctctttccccttTCTAGGAAAGGAGATGATGTAGGGAGAAGGCGGGGTCTGGGTCTGTCAGAACTGAGACTGGGGCGAAAAATGGAAGGCTTGGGGCGGGTGAGGGGAACCACCAGTGTGATGGACCCTACTCTAGGTTGGTTTTTGCCAGATTGGGTGTGTGAAAAGCAACAGGATAGAGAGCCCCTGTCACTCATAGCCCCATGTGGCATCACTTTTGTCTCAAAGTTGATGCCTACCTTCGCTAGCGTAGGCCCCTGATATCAAGCTCCCTTGCAGCCCAGGCCAAACTTGGTCCTGTGAAGCTGGCCCATTCACCTGGGCCTGGAACTCATTCTGCCCGGGGAGGTCCCAGCATCCCAGACTGCAAAGTGATGACATCAGCAGCCAGGCCCTCAAACTGGCTCCACCAGCCAGTCCCTGACCTACCAGCTCTACCAGATCTTCTGACCACCGCCCCCCCCACCCGCCATCTGACTTTACTTCCTCCAGCTGCTCCACAGCCCCCAGTATGAGTGAGCTGCCTCTCAGCTTGTTGTGTCTCCCAAGTTTGGGATTAGGGAGGTGAGTGTAGGAGCAAtcttgttttctccttccagcaCTCAGGCCTGGGTGGAACTGAGGCCCCGTTTCCAGGCTATAGCATAATCCCTTTTCTCACTGGAAGGGGTGTCTGCGTCAGCTGGAGTTGaacattcttcctcttctccaaccTTATATTCTTCTTAACTCTACCTTTGGCTCTGGGAGAAACACCAGAGATGTCACTAAGACAACCCCAAGGCAGAGAGGAGCCAGGCATCCTTAGGGAGGCTCTCCTTGGGCCTGCAGCACCCAGCCAGAGGCCTCTTCACTCCATCCCACTGGTGTCCCAGCTGTGCCTCTGGGCCATCAAACAGAAAATAGTGAAAACAGGGCTGACAAAAAAAGACATAAGAAAGTAGACTCCAGGAGAGGCTGTTCGGAGATGTATCAGGTAGAAAGGTGCCTCAGGAGTGGGGACAGAAAGGCTCCAGGAATTGGCAGGGAGCCCTCTACACCTACTTTGAATGTTTCTTGTCCAGCTGCAAGCACCAGAATTTGGCAGAAGGTCTGTTCTACCTCCAACACCCTCAGTACACACCCCAGTGAAAATCGAAATTCTAGGCAGGTATGAGGCAGGTCAGCCAAAGGACTTCGTTGTGGTCTTAGTGTTTGTACATCACTTGGGATACCGGGAGGGGCAGGGCCCCGAGTGGCCGGATGTGAGTACATGGGCCCAGGCAGATTCCAGAGAACGAGGAAAATGCTTGTTACACTCTCTCTCATTTCAATCAATCTTCCGCTCTCCCCACCCAGCCAGATTTGACTCAGAGCCCTAATTCCTGAGCCGcacccctttcctctctcctggTACAGCAGGACTTTCAAAGTCAGGACAAGGTATGGCAGGCACGGTGGGAGCAGTTCACCTTAGGGAACTGAAGCCAGACCTCTGCCCAACCATTCCATGTTAATACCAAAGCAAGAAAATGAGGCCAGAATACTAAACCAAGGAGTAGATGACTTTGGCTCTGGCACCTAGGAGTATGGCAATCTTGGGTGAATCTAGCAGTCTCTCAGAACAAAAGGAGGTCTAATCATCTCATCCCTGAGACCTGGTGAAGATCAAATAGGATCACGTATTTCCAAGGGCTCTTCAACTGTTCATGAGGACTGATACTGCTGTTACCACAGGGTGGAGCATGGGTGCCCTGACCCACTCTTCCTGGAACACAGAGCACCTGAGCATTCTCAGTTGCAATGAGTAAGAGCT
Protein-coding regions in this window:
- the Tgm1 gene encoding protein-glutamine gamma-glutamyltransferase K isoform X1 gives rise to the protein MDGPRSDVGRWGGNSWQPPTTPEPEPEPEPDRRSRGGGSRSFWARCCGCCSRRNRADDDWGPEPSGPRSRGSDSRGVRRPESRGTGVNAAGDGTIREGMLVVTGVDLLSSRSDQNRREHHTDEFEYDELILRRGQPFHVVLFLNRDYESSDHITLELFIGNNPEVGKGTHVIIPVGKGGSGGWKAQVTKASEHNLDLRVHTSPNAIIGKFQFTVRTRSEAGEFQLPFDPRNEIYILFNPWCPEDIVYVDHEDWRQEYVLNESGRIYYGTEAQIGERTWNYGQFDHGVLDACLYILDRRGMPYGGRGDPVSVSRVISAMVNSLDDNGVLIGNWSGDYSRGTNPSAWVGSVEILLSYLRTGYSVPYGQCWVFAGVTTTVLRCLGLATRTITNFNSAHDTDTSLTMDIYFDENMKPLEHLNHDSVWNFHVWNDCWMKRPDLPSGFDGWQVVDATPQETSSGIFCCGPCSVESIKNGLVYMKYDTPFIFAEVNSDKVYWQRQDDGSFKIVYVEEKAIGTLIVTKAISSNMREDITHLYKHPEGSAAERKAVETAAAHGSKPNVYATRDSAEDVAMQVEAQDAVMGQDLTVSVVLTNRGSSRRTVKLHLYLSVTFYTGVTGAIFKETKKEVALAPGASDRVTMPVAYNEYRPHLVDQGAMLLNISGHVKESGQVLAKQHTFRVRTPDLSLTLLGAAVVGQECEVQIVFKNPLPITLTNVVFRLEGSGLQRPKVLNVGDIGGNETVTLRQTFVPVRPGPRQLIASLDSPQLSQVHGVIQVDVAPASGSRGFSEAGGDSRSGEAIPMASRGGA